The segment AAACGGGGGTACCGGACGCTGACCAGCAAGGCTCCTATCACGGAGACGCTGGCTGCAGCCCTGATCCTTCTGACTCCATGGAAAAAGGACAGAATTTTAGTGGATCCGTTCTGCGGAAGCGGAACCTTCCCCATTGAGGCTGCCATGATTGCGGCCAATATGGCTCCGGGAATGAACCGCTCCTTCCTGGCTGAGAGCTGGAGAAACCTGGTTCCCAGGAAGCACTGGTACAATGCTGTGGACGAGGCCACAGAGCTGCTTGATGACAGTGTGGAGGTGGACATCCAGGGCTACGATGTGGATGGGGAGATCGTGCGGGCTGCCAGGGAGAATGCAAAGCGGGCCGGAGTGGATCACCTGATTCATTTCCAGCAGCGTCCGGTGTCAGAGCTTAGCCATCCGAAAAAATACGGCTTTATTATCTCCAACCCGCCCTACGGCGAGAGAATTGAGGAGAAAAAGAACCTGCCTGAGCTGTACCGCCAGATTGGAGAAAGGTTCAGGGAACTGGATTCCTGGTCCATGTACCTGATTACTTCCTATGAAAATACAGAAAAGTATATTGGAAGGAAGGCGGACAAAAACAGGAAGATTTACAATGGAATGATGAAAACGTATTTCTATCAGTTCCTGGGGCCGAAGCCGCCGAGGCGGAAGGCGGGAGAGAAGATTGAGGAGTAAACAGTTTGTACTATTGCTGACGGTGATTTTTACAGCTTTCTGTGCGCTGAATTTCAGCGTTCTTTCTTCTGTGGAGGATGTGAAGAAGGGAGAAACTGCCGGAAGTTATCCGGAGGAATGGTACGAAATGGTGTCTGAGGAGGCCAACAGAAAAGGAATCAGAATTTTTGTGGACGGTGAAGAGAAAAAGATGTCACACCCTGCTGTCATGACGGCCACCGGCAGCTTTCTGCTCCCTGTCTCAGAGCTTACAGAGGTTTTTTCCTGCACTGCACACATTTACGGACAGACCTCTCTGGTTATGGAGAAAAATACGGTGATGGCAGAAATCATCATGGGAGAAAAGCGGATGACAGTGACAGAAGCTTCCCAAAAGGACAGCCATGCAGGTCAGACCGGCGTTTTCGAGGGGATGGAACAGTCCGAAAAGCGGGATGTGGCTCTGTCTGATGCTATCACGAAAGAGGAGGGAGAACTGTGGGTTTCTGCCCAGGCAGTCTCGGAAGCATTTTCTTATGAGATGAGCTGGGAGCCAGATGAGAATATTCTCTCCTTCACCGGTTTAAGGCCGGAGCTTGAGGAGCTTCCGGAGGTTTACGACTA is part of the Clostridium sp. M62/1 genome and harbors:
- a CDS encoding THUMP domain-containing class I SAM-dependent RNA methyltransferase, yielding MERFELIAPCHFGLEAVLKKEITDLGYEITLVEDGRVTFEGDAEAIARANVFLRTAERVLLKVGSFTAVTFDELFEKTRALPWERYIPRDGKCWVAKASSIKSKLFSPSDIQKIMKKAIVRRLQEEYDLGQQLLPETGSQYPLRVFLFKDQVTIGIDTSGDSLHKRGYRTLTSKAPITETLAAALILLTPWKKDRILVDPFCGSGTFPIEAAMIAANMAPGMNRSFLAESWRNLVPRKHWYNAVDEATELLDDSVEVDIQGYDVDGEIVRAARENAKRAGVDHLIHFQQRPVSELSHPKKYGFIISNPPYGERIEEKKNLPELYRQIGERFRELDSWSMYLITSYENTEKYIGRKADKNRKIYNGMMKTYFYQFLGPKPPRRKAGEKIEE